A region of Arabidopsis thaliana chromosome 5, partial sequence DNA encodes the following proteins:
- a CDS encoding putative endonuclease or glycosyl hydrolase with C2H2-type zinc finger domain-containing protein, which produces MSTAEADYVKAKTSVWWDIENCEVPRGWDAHVIALNVSSSLLKMNYCGPVSISAYGDTNLIPLHHQQALSSTGVALNHIPAGVKDASDKKILVDMLLWAIDNPAPANLLLISGDRDFSNALHQLRMRRYNILLAQPPRASVPLVAAARDVWLWTVLASGGPPLTSVESSLLFNNGGFRVSNKGVSKLPVSEQAQPSQPTGSTSNAGDTKDHKTREKHVPRGSLQENRKNMLQHSSGATGESATTCRICNVVCDSFEKFTAHLSDIRHISQAAIVESRRAQASVSAKPIHQAVLVEPLLCKVCQISFTNNDTYKNHTYGKKHRNNLELQSGKSKNILVGPAEPSKEVLEKHNMNKKVMIESRAQANAEFVCLMCNVVCQSQIVFNSHLRGKKHANMLSQSEALIVSTKLQEKGVGEKEQPSETVAELQLQSQKAQEKQVPMVNQLEVLVDSKKLPEKGDEVKGQPKEMTALRNASAKYICRMCNVGCHSPIVFETHLRGQKHAANLNQSKDQALIDSKKLQEKGFGEKEQPRETIVEPQLQSQNAQENSKCFEKHVVMVNQSELHQVLINASKLEEKDAQEKAQPIESIAEPQSQSQNTQEHTKFFEKQNEELRKICGTLESSVKEPLPSTKDWVETLNKQIPNGEFFFGDLRSDFEVPREASECFDGIVKPVNLSKGETKHSWEVKKKKIEVTVRHARPAASKLCHLCVVICDSRGLSTVVCDNKAHWPNQKHTTAAFVASNGSQSSVSTNPLKEPEGLQPVWCQVCQISCNSKVAFASHTYGKKHRQNLESQSAKNETMSTGPGKLSKDYGEKTKKVSCKNQTTFDSQLKSQNHYTMAKELVEKAFVSAFEHVSALEQFSIVDSRTIREDTDQEKEATKEQTLVKMDGNGFRGAPEDKVELNQEKHREALEQFSIDSRIIREETDQEKEATEEQTLVKMDDLGFRGAPEDKVELKERHTVSENLVHRVFTEQNRESRIPNEPRGCLDVIPERVKLPPNVNVAKNLEDEQKHKPEPKAQEAENKSGGRKDLPGEAAKREEIKGQADNFWTRLWGKKY; this is translated from the exons ATGTCGACGGCGGAGGCGGATTACGTGAAGGCCAAAACATCGGTGTGGTGGGATATAGAGAATTGCGAGGTACCCAGAGGTTGGGATGCGCACGTGATTGCCTTGAATGTGAGTTCGTCTTTGTTGAAGATGAATTATTGTGGACCTGTCTCAATTTCAGCTTATGGCGATACCAATCTCATCCCTCTCCATCATCAACAAGCACTTTCTTCTACTGGTGTTGCGCTTAATCACATCCCAGCAG GAGTGAAAGATGCGAGCGATAAGAAGATTCTGGTGGATATGTTGTTGTGGGCAATAGACAACCCTGCGCCAGCGAATTTATTGCTAATCTCTGGTGACAGAGACTTCTCTAACGCTCTCCATCAGCTAAGAATGAGGAGGTATAACATTCTTTTGGCTCAACCTCCACGAGCCTCTGTGCCGCTTGTTGCTGCTGCCAGAGATGTTTGGCTCTGGACAGTCCTAGCCTCGGGAGGTCCTCCTCTTACAAGTGTTGAATCCTCTCTACTCTTTAACAATGGGGGTTTTCGTGTCTCTAATAAAGGTGTGTCGAAACTTCCAGTTTCTGAACAAGCTCAGCCTAGCCAACCAACTGGTTCAACTTCTAACGCTGGAGATACTAAGGATCATAAAACCAGAGAAAAGCATGTTCCAAGAGGATCACTtcaagaaaatagaaaaaatatgcTTCAGCATAGCAGTGGAGCCACAGGGGAATCTGCTACTACCTGCAGAATATGCAATGTTGTATGTGATAGCTTTGAAAAGTTCACCGCTCACCTTTCAGATATAAGGCATATATCTCAG GCTGCCATTGTAGAAAGTCGCAGAGCTCAGGCCAGCGTTTCAGCCAAACCCATACATCAAGCAGTTCTTGTCGAACCTTTGTTGTGCAAAGTTTGCCAGATCAGCTTTACCAACAATGATACATATAAAAATCACACCTATGGAAAAAAACACCGAAACAATTTGGAACTGCAATCAGGTAAGtccaaaaacattttggtGGGACCAGCTGAGCCTTCCAAAGAGGTTCTAGAGAAACATAATATGAATAAGAAGGTGATGATTGAGAGTAGAGCTCAGGCAAACGCTGAATTCGTTTGTCTTATGTGCAATGTGGTGTGCCAGAGTCAGATTGTCTTTAATTCTCATCTGCGCGGTAAGAAGCATGCCAACATGCTGAGTCAATCAGAG GCACTCATTGTTTCTACAAAGCTTCAAGAGAAAGGAGTCGGAGAAAAAGAACAACCAAGTGAAACAGTTGCAGAGCTTCAGTTGCAGTCTCAAAAGGCTCAAGAGAAGCAGGTTCCCATGGTGAATCAATTAGAG GTACTAGTTGATTCTAAGAAGCTTCCAGAGAAAGGTGATGAAGTAAAGGGTCAACCAAAAGAAATGACTGCACTGCGTAATGCAAGTGCTAAATACATTTGTCGTATGTGCAATGTGGGGTGCCACAGTCCAATTGTCTTTGAAACTCATCTAAGGGGTCAGAAGCACGCTGCCAATCTGAATCAATCAAAG GATCAGGCACTCATTGATTCTAAGAAGCTTCAAGAGAAAGGTTTCGGAGAAAAAGAACAACCAAGAGAAACAATTGTAGAGCCACAGTTGCAGTCTCAAAACGCTCAAGAGAATAGCAAGTGTTTCGAAAAGCATGTTGTCATGGTGAATCAATCAGAG TTGCATCAGGTACTCATCAATGCGAGTAAGCTTGAAGAGAAAGATGCCCAAGAAAAAGCTCAACCAATAGAATCAATAGCCGAACCTCAGTCGCAGTCTCAAAACACTCAAGAGCATACCAAAttctttgagaagcaaaacGAAGAGTTGAGAAAGATTTGTGGCACTTTAGAAAGCAGTGTAAAAGAACCTCTTCCAAGTACTAAGGACTGGGTGGAGACTCTTAACAAACAGATTCCAAATGGagaatttttctttggtgACCTAAGATCTGATTTTGAAGTACCCAGGGAAGCAAG TGAATGTTTTGATGGCATTGTCAAGCCTGTAAACCTTTCCAAAGGAGAAACTAAGCATTCATGGgaggtaaagaagaagaaaatcgaGGTGACCGTACGCCATGCAAGACCAGCTGCATCTAAACTTTGTCATCTTTGCGTAGTGATTTGTGATAGCCGGGGTTTGTCAACAGTTGTTTGTGATAACAAAGCTCATTGGCCGAACCAAAAACATACTACT GCCGCCTTTGTAGCCAGCAATGGTTCTCAGTCCAGCGTTTCAACCAATCCTTTGAAGGAACCAGAGGGTTTGCAGCCCGTGTGGTGCCAAGTCTGCCAGATCAGCTGCAACAGCAAGGTTGCATTTGCAAGTCACACATATGGGAAAAAACACCGACAGAACTTGGAATCACAATCAGCCAAGAACGAAACTATGTCTACTGGACCAGGCAAGCTTTCTAAAGATTATGGAGAAAAAACGAAGAAAGTATCATGCAAAAACCAAACCACATTTGATTCTCAACTGAAGAGTCAGAACCATTATACCATGGCGAAGGAGCTTGTAGAG AAGGCATTTGTCTCCGCATTTGAGCATGTCTCCGCATTGGAGCAGTTCAGTATTGTTGACTCAAGGACAATCCGAGAAGACACCgaccaagaaaaagaagcaacaaagGAGCAGACACTTGTAAAGATGGATGGTAATGGGTTTCGAGGGGCACCAGAAGATAAAGTGGAATTGAACCAAGAAAAACATAGAGAAGCACTGGAGCAGTTCAGTATTGACTCAAGGATAATCCGAGAAGAAACcgatcaagaaaaagaagcaacagAGGAGCAGACACTTGTAAAGATGGATGATCTTGGGTTTCGAGGGGCACCAGAAGATAAAGTGGAACTGAAGGAGAGACACACCGTATCTGAGAACTTGGTGCACCGTGTCTTCACTGAACAGAATCGAGAGTCTAGAATACCCAATGAACCGAG AGGATGTTTAGATGTGATTCCTGAGAGAGTAAAACTGCCACCAAACGTGAATGTGGCCAAGAATTTGGAAGATGAGCAGAAGCATAAACCCGAACCAAAAGCACAGGAAGCCGAAAACAAGTCTGGAGGACGCAAGGATCTTCCTGGAGAGGCTGCCAAAAGGGAAGAGATTAAGGGCCAAGCTGATAACTTTTGGACTCGCCTTTGggggaaaaaatattaa
- a CDS encoding putative endonuclease or glycosyl hydrolase with C2H2-type zinc finger domain-containing protein, whose amino-acid sequence MSTAEADYVKAKTSVWWDIENCEVPRGWDAHVIALNVSSSLLKMNYCGPVSISAYGDTNLIPLHHQQALSSTGVALNHIPAGVKDASDKKILVDMLLWAIDNPAPANLLLISGDRDFSNALHQLRMRRYNILLAQPPRASVPLVAAARDVWLWTVLASGGPPLTSVESSLLFNNGGFRVSNKGVSKLPVSEQAQPSQPTGSTSNAGDTKDHKTREKHVPRGSLQENRKNMLQHSSGATGESATTCRICNVVCDSFEKFTAHLSDIRHISQAAIVESRRAQASVSAKPIHQAVLVEPLLCKVCQISFTNNDTYKNHTYGKKHRNNLELQSGKSKNILVGPAEPSKEVLEKHNMNKKVMIESRAQANAEFVCLMCNVVCQSQIVFNSHLRGKKHANMLSQSEALIVSTKLQEKGVGEKEQPSETVAELQLQSQKAQEKQVPMVNQLEVLVDSKKLPEKGDEVKGQPKEMTALRNASAKYICRMCNVGCHSPIVFETHLRGQKHAANLNQSKDQALIDSKKLQEKGFGEKEQPRETIVEPQLQSQNAQENSKCFEKHVVMVNQSEVLINASKLEEKDAQEKAQPIESIAEPQSQSQNTQEHTKFFEKQNEELRKICGTLESSVKEPLPSTKDWVETLNKQIPNGEFFFGDLRSDFEVPREASECFDGIVKPVNLSKGETKHSWEVKKKKIEVTVRHARPAASKLCHLCVVICDSRGLSTVVCDNKAHWPNQKHTTAAFVASNGSQSSVSTNPLKEPEGLQPVWCQVCQISCNSKVAFASHTYGKKHRQNLESQSAKNETMSTGPGKLSKDYGEKTKKVSCKNQTTFDSQLKSQNHYTMAKELVEKAFVSAFEHVSALEQFSIVDSRTIREDTDQEKEATKEQTLVKMDGNGFRGAPEDKVELNQEKHREALEQFSIDSRIIREETDQEKEATEEQTLVKMDDLGFRGAPEDKVELKERHTVSENLVHRVFTEQNRESRIPNEPRGCLDVIPERVKLPPNVNVAKNLEDEQKHKPEPKAQEAENKSGGRKDLPGEAAKREEIKGQADNFWTRLWGKKY is encoded by the exons ATGTCGACGGCGGAGGCGGATTACGTGAAGGCCAAAACATCGGTGTGGTGGGATATAGAGAATTGCGAGGTACCCAGAGGTTGGGATGCGCACGTGATTGCCTTGAATGTGAGTTCGTCTTTGTTGAAGATGAATTATTGTGGACCTGTCTCAATTTCAGCTTATGGCGATACCAATCTCATCCCTCTCCATCATCAACAAGCACTTTCTTCTACTGGTGTTGCGCTTAATCACATCCCAGCAG GAGTGAAAGATGCGAGCGATAAGAAGATTCTGGTGGATATGTTGTTGTGGGCAATAGACAACCCTGCGCCAGCGAATTTATTGCTAATCTCTGGTGACAGAGACTTCTCTAACGCTCTCCATCAGCTAAGAATGAGGAGGTATAACATTCTTTTGGCTCAACCTCCACGAGCCTCTGTGCCGCTTGTTGCTGCTGCCAGAGATGTTTGGCTCTGGACAGTCCTAGCCTCGGGAGGTCCTCCTCTTACAAGTGTTGAATCCTCTCTACTCTTTAACAATGGGGGTTTTCGTGTCTCTAATAAAGGTGTGTCGAAACTTCCAGTTTCTGAACAAGCTCAGCCTAGCCAACCAACTGGTTCAACTTCTAACGCTGGAGATACTAAGGATCATAAAACCAGAGAAAAGCATGTTCCAAGAGGATCACTtcaagaaaatagaaaaaatatgcTTCAGCATAGCAGTGGAGCCACAGGGGAATCTGCTACTACCTGCAGAATATGCAATGTTGTATGTGATAGCTTTGAAAAGTTCACCGCTCACCTTTCAGATATAAGGCATATATCTCAG GCTGCCATTGTAGAAAGTCGCAGAGCTCAGGCCAGCGTTTCAGCCAAACCCATACATCAAGCAGTTCTTGTCGAACCTTTGTTGTGCAAAGTTTGCCAGATCAGCTTTACCAACAATGATACATATAAAAATCACACCTATGGAAAAAAACACCGAAACAATTTGGAACTGCAATCAGGTAAGtccaaaaacattttggtGGGACCAGCTGAGCCTTCCAAAGAGGTTCTAGAGAAACATAATATGAATAAGAAGGTGATGATTGAGAGTAGAGCTCAGGCAAACGCTGAATTCGTTTGTCTTATGTGCAATGTGGTGTGCCAGAGTCAGATTGTCTTTAATTCTCATCTGCGCGGTAAGAAGCATGCCAACATGCTGAGTCAATCAGAG GCACTCATTGTTTCTACAAAGCTTCAAGAGAAAGGAGTCGGAGAAAAAGAACAACCAAGTGAAACAGTTGCAGAGCTTCAGTTGCAGTCTCAAAAGGCTCAAGAGAAGCAGGTTCCCATGGTGAATCAATTAGAG GTACTAGTTGATTCTAAGAAGCTTCCAGAGAAAGGTGATGAAGTAAAGGGTCAACCAAAAGAAATGACTGCACTGCGTAATGCAAGTGCTAAATACATTTGTCGTATGTGCAATGTGGGGTGCCACAGTCCAATTGTCTTTGAAACTCATCTAAGGGGTCAGAAGCACGCTGCCAATCTGAATCAATCAAAG GATCAGGCACTCATTGATTCTAAGAAGCTTCAAGAGAAAGGTTTCGGAGAAAAAGAACAACCAAGAGAAACAATTGTAGAGCCACAGTTGCAGTCTCAAAACGCTCAAGAGAATAGCAAGTGTTTCGAAAAGCATGTTGTCATGGTGAATCAATCAGAG GTACTCATCAATGCGAGTAAGCTTGAAGAGAAAGATGCCCAAGAAAAAGCTCAACCAATAGAATCAATAGCCGAACCTCAGTCGCAGTCTCAAAACACTCAAGAGCATACCAAAttctttgagaagcaaaacGAAGAGTTGAGAAAGATTTGTGGCACTTTAGAAAGCAGTGTAAAAGAACCTCTTCCAAGTACTAAGGACTGGGTGGAGACTCTTAACAAACAGATTCCAAATGGagaatttttctttggtgACCTAAGATCTGATTTTGAAGTACCCAGGGAAGCAAG TGAATGTTTTGATGGCATTGTCAAGCCTGTAAACCTTTCCAAAGGAGAAACTAAGCATTCATGGgaggtaaagaagaagaaaatcgaGGTGACCGTACGCCATGCAAGACCAGCTGCATCTAAACTTTGTCATCTTTGCGTAGTGATTTGTGATAGCCGGGGTTTGTCAACAGTTGTTTGTGATAACAAAGCTCATTGGCCGAACCAAAAACATACTACT GCCGCCTTTGTAGCCAGCAATGGTTCTCAGTCCAGCGTTTCAACCAATCCTTTGAAGGAACCAGAGGGTTTGCAGCCCGTGTGGTGCCAAGTCTGCCAGATCAGCTGCAACAGCAAGGTTGCATTTGCAAGTCACACATATGGGAAAAAACACCGACAGAACTTGGAATCACAATCAGCCAAGAACGAAACTATGTCTACTGGACCAGGCAAGCTTTCTAAAGATTATGGAGAAAAAACGAAGAAAGTATCATGCAAAAACCAAACCACATTTGATTCTCAACTGAAGAGTCAGAACCATTATACCATGGCGAAGGAGCTTGTAGAG AAGGCATTTGTCTCCGCATTTGAGCATGTCTCCGCATTGGAGCAGTTCAGTATTGTTGACTCAAGGACAATCCGAGAAGACACCgaccaagaaaaagaagcaacaaagGAGCAGACACTTGTAAAGATGGATGGTAATGGGTTTCGAGGGGCACCAGAAGATAAAGTGGAATTGAACCAAGAAAAACATAGAGAAGCACTGGAGCAGTTCAGTATTGACTCAAGGATAATCCGAGAAGAAACcgatcaagaaaaagaagcaacagAGGAGCAGACACTTGTAAAGATGGATGATCTTGGGTTTCGAGGGGCACCAGAAGATAAAGTGGAACTGAAGGAGAGACACACCGTATCTGAGAACTTGGTGCACCGTGTCTTCACTGAACAGAATCGAGAGTCTAGAATACCCAATGAACCGAG AGGATGTTTAGATGTGATTCCTGAGAGAGTAAAACTGCCACCAAACGTGAATGTGGCCAAGAATTTGGAAGATGAGCAGAAGCATAAACCCGAACCAAAAGCACAGGAAGCCGAAAACAAGTCTGGAGGACGCAAGGATCTTCCTGGAGAGGCTGCCAAAAGGGAAGAGATTAAGGGCCAAGCTGATAACTTTTGGACTCGCCTTTGggggaaaaaatattaa
- a CDS encoding putative endonuclease or glycosyl hydrolase with C2H2-type zinc finger domain-containing protein, protein MSTAEADYVKAKTSVWWDIENCEVPRGWDAHVIALNVSSSLLKMNYCGPVSISAYGDTNLIPLHHQQALSSTGVALNHIPAGVKDASDKKILVDMLLWAIDNPAPANLLLISGDRDFSNALHQLRMRRYNILLAQPPRASVPLVAAARDVWLWTVLASGGPPLTSVESSLLFNNGGFRVSNKGVSKLPVSEQAQPSQPTGSTSNAGDTKDHKTREKHVPRGSLQENRKNMLQHSSGATGESATTCRICNVVCDSFEKFTAHLSDIRHISQAAIVESRRAQASVSAKPIHQAVLVEPLLCKVCQISFTNNDTYKNHTYGKKHRNNLELQSGKSKNILVGPAEPSKEVLEKHNMNKKVMIESRAQANAEFVCLMCNVVCQSQIVFNSHLRGKKHANMLSQSEALIVSTKLQEKGVGEKEQPSETVAELQLQSQKAQEKQVPMVNQLEVLVDSKKLPEKGDEVKGQPKEMTALRNASAKYICRMCNVGCHSPIVFETHLRGQKHAANLNQSKDQALIDSKKLQEKGFGEKEQPRETIVEPQLQSQNAQENSKCFEKHVVMVNQSEVLINASKLEEKDAQEKAQPIESIAEPQSQSQNTQEHTKFFEKQNEELRKICGTLESSVKEPLPSTKDWVETLNKQIPNGEFFFGDLRSDFEVPREASECFDGIVKPVNLSKGETKHSWEVKKKKIEVTVRHARPAASKLCHLCVVICDSRGLSTVVCDNKAHWPNQKHTTAAFVASNGSQSSVSTNPLKEPEGLQPVWCQVCQISCNSKVAFASHTYGKKHRQNLESQSAKNETMSTGPGKLSKDYGEKTKKVSCKNQTTFDSQLKSQNHYTMAKELVEFSIVDSRTIREDTDQEKEATKEQTLVKMDGNGFRGAPEDKVELNQEKHREALEQFSIDSRIIREETDQEKEATEEQTLVKMDDLGFRGAPEDKVELKERHTVSENLVHRVFTEQNRESRIPNEPRGCLDVIPERVKLPPNVNVAKNLEDEQKHKPEPKAQEAENKSGGRKDLPGEAAKREEIKGQADNFWTRLWGKKY, encoded by the exons ATGTCGACGGCGGAGGCGGATTACGTGAAGGCCAAAACATCGGTGTGGTGGGATATAGAGAATTGCGAGGTACCCAGAGGTTGGGATGCGCACGTGATTGCCTTGAATGTGAGTTCGTCTTTGTTGAAGATGAATTATTGTGGACCTGTCTCAATTTCAGCTTATGGCGATACCAATCTCATCCCTCTCCATCATCAACAAGCACTTTCTTCTACTGGTGTTGCGCTTAATCACATCCCAGCAG GAGTGAAAGATGCGAGCGATAAGAAGATTCTGGTGGATATGTTGTTGTGGGCAATAGACAACCCTGCGCCAGCGAATTTATTGCTAATCTCTGGTGACAGAGACTTCTCTAACGCTCTCCATCAGCTAAGAATGAGGAGGTATAACATTCTTTTGGCTCAACCTCCACGAGCCTCTGTGCCGCTTGTTGCTGCTGCCAGAGATGTTTGGCTCTGGACAGTCCTAGCCTCGGGAGGTCCTCCTCTTACAAGTGTTGAATCCTCTCTACTCTTTAACAATGGGGGTTTTCGTGTCTCTAATAAAGGTGTGTCGAAACTTCCAGTTTCTGAACAAGCTCAGCCTAGCCAACCAACTGGTTCAACTTCTAACGCTGGAGATACTAAGGATCATAAAACCAGAGAAAAGCATGTTCCAAGAGGATCACTtcaagaaaatagaaaaaatatgcTTCAGCATAGCAGTGGAGCCACAGGGGAATCTGCTACTACCTGCAGAATATGCAATGTTGTATGTGATAGCTTTGAAAAGTTCACCGCTCACCTTTCAGATATAAGGCATATATCTCAG GCTGCCATTGTAGAAAGTCGCAGAGCTCAGGCCAGCGTTTCAGCCAAACCCATACATCAAGCAGTTCTTGTCGAACCTTTGTTGTGCAAAGTTTGCCAGATCAGCTTTACCAACAATGATACATATAAAAATCACACCTATGGAAAAAAACACCGAAACAATTTGGAACTGCAATCAGGTAAGtccaaaaacattttggtGGGACCAGCTGAGCCTTCCAAAGAGGTTCTAGAGAAACATAATATGAATAAGAAGGTGATGATTGAGAGTAGAGCTCAGGCAAACGCTGAATTCGTTTGTCTTATGTGCAATGTGGTGTGCCAGAGTCAGATTGTCTTTAATTCTCATCTGCGCGGTAAGAAGCATGCCAACATGCTGAGTCAATCAGAG GCACTCATTGTTTCTACAAAGCTTCAAGAGAAAGGAGTCGGAGAAAAAGAACAACCAAGTGAAACAGTTGCAGAGCTTCAGTTGCAGTCTCAAAAGGCTCAAGAGAAGCAGGTTCCCATGGTGAATCAATTAGAG GTACTAGTTGATTCTAAGAAGCTTCCAGAGAAAGGTGATGAAGTAAAGGGTCAACCAAAAGAAATGACTGCACTGCGTAATGCAAGTGCTAAATACATTTGTCGTATGTGCAATGTGGGGTGCCACAGTCCAATTGTCTTTGAAACTCATCTAAGGGGTCAGAAGCACGCTGCCAATCTGAATCAATCAAAG GATCAGGCACTCATTGATTCTAAGAAGCTTCAAGAGAAAGGTTTCGGAGAAAAAGAACAACCAAGAGAAACAATTGTAGAGCCACAGTTGCAGTCTCAAAACGCTCAAGAGAATAGCAAGTGTTTCGAAAAGCATGTTGTCATGGTGAATCAATCAGAG GTACTCATCAATGCGAGTAAGCTTGAAGAGAAAGATGCCCAAGAAAAAGCTCAACCAATAGAATCAATAGCCGAACCTCAGTCGCAGTCTCAAAACACTCAAGAGCATACCAAAttctttgagaagcaaaacGAAGAGTTGAGAAAGATTTGTGGCACTTTAGAAAGCAGTGTAAAAGAACCTCTTCCAAGTACTAAGGACTGGGTGGAGACTCTTAACAAACAGATTCCAAATGGagaatttttctttggtgACCTAAGATCTGATTTTGAAGTACCCAGGGAAGCAAG TGAATGTTTTGATGGCATTGTCAAGCCTGTAAACCTTTCCAAAGGAGAAACTAAGCATTCATGGgaggtaaagaagaagaaaatcgaGGTGACCGTACGCCATGCAAGACCAGCTGCATCTAAACTTTGTCATCTTTGCGTAGTGATTTGTGATAGCCGGGGTTTGTCAACAGTTGTTTGTGATAACAAAGCTCATTGGCCGAACCAAAAACATACTACT GCCGCCTTTGTAGCCAGCAATGGTTCTCAGTCCAGCGTTTCAACCAATCCTTTGAAGGAACCAGAGGGTTTGCAGCCCGTGTGGTGCCAAGTCTGCCAGATCAGCTGCAACAGCAAGGTTGCATTTGCAAGTCACACATATGGGAAAAAACACCGACAGAACTTGGAATCACAATCAGCCAAGAACGAAACTATGTCTACTGGACCAGGCAAGCTTTCTAAAGATTATGGAGAAAAAACGAAGAAAGTATCATGCAAAAACCAAACCACATTTGATTCTCAACTGAAGAGTCAGAACCATTATACCATGGCGAAGGAGCTTGTAGAG TTCAGTATTGTTGACTCAAGGACAATCCGAGAAGACACCgaccaagaaaaagaagcaacaaagGAGCAGACACTTGTAAAGATGGATGGTAATGGGTTTCGAGGGGCACCAGAAGATAAAGTGGAATTGAACCAAGAAAAACATAGAGAAGCACTGGAGCAGTTCAGTATTGACTCAAGGATAATCCGAGAAGAAACcgatcaagaaaaagaagcaacagAGGAGCAGACACTTGTAAAGATGGATGATCTTGGGTTTCGAGGGGCACCAGAAGATAAAGTGGAACTGAAGGAGAGACACACCGTATCTGAGAACTTGGTGCACCGTGTCTTCACTGAACAGAATCGAGAGTCTAGAATACCCAATGAACCGAG AGGATGTTTAGATGTGATTCCTGAGAGAGTAAAACTGCCACCAAACGTGAATGTGGCCAAGAATTTGGAAGATGAGCAGAAGCATAAACCCGAACCAAAAGCACAGGAAGCCGAAAACAAGTCTGGAGGACGCAAGGATCTTCCTGGAGAGGCTGCCAAAAGGGAAGAGATTAAGGGCCAAGCTGATAACTTTTGGACTCGCCTTTGggggaaaaaatattaa